A window of Metabacillus sp. B2-18 contains these coding sequences:
- a CDS encoding response regulator transcription factor, with protein sequence MSKILLAEDEEVLRMLVVDTLEDEGYSIDEACDGQEAYDLIKQNEYDLILLDYMMPVYTGLELIELIRKENIQTKIMMLSAKSQATDQQKVLEAGANYFMSKPFSPIQLVERIEEILGEAR encoded by the coding sequence ATGTCAAAAATATTACTTGCAGAAGATGAAGAAGTATTGCGAATGCTCGTTGTTGATACTCTTGAAGATGAAGGGTATTCAATTGATGAGGCTTGTGATGGGCAAGAGGCGTATGATCTCATTAAGCAGAATGAGTATGATTTAATTCTGCTTGATTATATGATGCCTGTTTATACCGGTTTAGAATTAATTGAATTGATACGAAAGGAAAACATACAAACAAAAATCATGATGCTAAGTGCAAAGAGTCAGGCAACTGACCAGCAAAAGGTACTTGAAGCGGGAGCTAATTATTTTATGTCAAAGCCTTTTAGCCCAATACAGCTTGTTGAAAGAATTGAGGAGATATTAGGTGAAGCTCGATAA
- a CDS encoding glycosyltransferase family 2 protein, whose product MIIIIVVYGAMLVISLLNIRKNYELDEVEPYEELLQSEFTKPVSILVPAYNESAGIYGSIRSLISIEYPEYEIIIINDGSKDDTLEKLIDRFNMVKINRVIRKQLNTKEVKGVYQSTIYPYMYVIDKENGGKADALNAGINLSKYPYFCSLDGDSIIERNAFLKVLKPIIESDDEVIASGGSVRIANGCKIQNGELTKIDLPKKPLVVMQIVEYLRAFLTGRVGLSENNLLLIVSGAFGVFSKKWVIEAGGYAHTVGEDMELVVRLHRLIKEKKENKKIIYVPDPVCWTEAPESIKYLRRQRKRWHKGLFDSLWKHRKLMFNPKYGSIGMFSMPYFFFVEFLGPFIELIGYIILILSIFAGSIYLEYAIIFFLLSLIYGSIYSMASVLLEEWSMERYPKVKHFVILFLVSITETFWYRPLTVIWRVEGMLEMLIGKKGWGEMVRKGVSNE is encoded by the coding sequence ATGATCATCATTATTGTTGTGTATGGAGCAATGCTTGTTATTTCCCTACTCAATATACGTAAAAATTATGAGTTAGATGAGGTCGAACCTTATGAAGAATTGCTTCAATCTGAATTTACAAAGCCTGTCTCCATTCTTGTCCCTGCCTACAATGAATCTGCGGGTATTTATGGGAGTATTCGCTCCTTAATAAGTATTGAGTACCCTGAATATGAAATTATTATTATTAACGATGGTTCAAAAGACGATACTCTTGAAAAGCTAATAGATCGTTTTAATATGGTGAAAATCAATCGAGTAATTAGAAAACAGTTGAATACAAAAGAAGTCAAAGGCGTTTACCAATCTACGATTTATCCTTATATGTATGTCATCGATAAGGAAAATGGAGGAAAAGCAGATGCGTTAAACGCAGGAATTAATCTTTCAAAATATCCTTATTTTTGCTCCTTAGATGGCGATTCCATTATTGAAAGAAATGCTTTCTTGAAGGTGTTGAAGCCAATTATTGAATCAGATGACGAGGTCATAGCCTCAGGTGGTAGTGTTAGAATCGCTAATGGTTGTAAAATACAGAATGGTGAGCTTACAAAGATAGATCTTCCAAAAAAACCACTTGTCGTTATGCAAATTGTTGAGTATTTACGAGCGTTTTTAACCGGTAGAGTAGGGTTAAGTGAAAATAATTTATTACTCATCGTATCAGGTGCATTTGGCGTTTTTTCAAAGAAGTGGGTTATTGAAGCAGGTGGCTATGCTCACACTGTTGGAGAGGATATGGAGCTTGTAGTTAGGCTTCATCGATTAATTAAAGAAAAGAAAGAAAACAAAAAGATTATCTATGTACCTGACCCGGTTTGTTGGACTGAGGCTCCGGAATCCATAAAATATTTAAGACGTCAAAGAAAAAGATGGCACAAAGGCTTATTCGATAGTTTATGGAAGCATCGAAAATTAATGTTTAATCCAAAGTACGGCTCAATTGGCATGTTTTCTATGCCATATTTCTTTTTTGTTGAGTTTTTAGGTCCGTTCATTGAATTAATAGGATACATAATCCTAATACTTTCTATTTTTGCAGGAAGTATCTATTTAGAATATGCTATTATCTTCTTTCTACTCTCATTAATATACGGTTCTATCTATTCTATGGCTTCAGTTTTATTAGAGGAATGGAGTATGGAAAGATATCCTAAAGTGAAGCATTTTGTGATCTTATTTCTTGTATCTATAACAGAAACGTTTTGGTACCGCCCTTTAACAGTTATTTGGAGAGTAGAGGGAATGCTTGAAATGCTTATAGGGAAAAAAGGCTGGGGAGAAATGGTTAGAAAAGGTGTGTCAAATGAATAA
- a CDS encoding HEAT repeat domain-containing protein has product MFEISLVVLFILFLAMFFILISLFTYLLIIKHFHNQKRKKIDDLKETYRLDMFHFLQSGKEGSLQPDKTEEKFIALIELLNEYSNVLDSEDVKGKISGFANKHLTNYIKSELKQRRWSLRMNALYSIEDFYMNHFVGELHKLYAKKNVTRTEKFQMLNLFAKFHDDQIVYYLKNVDPAISNFTLLSILSLLKEEHFNELADDFGALSKQMQYMIIETIGKKQYLHYINLIQKLLENSDEELRIRALKAFANTGAPIDEAILSKFFESTSWQVRMMAAKVAGVRRLSPFKDRLVSLLSDREYVVRSEAAKAILQFKGGVDLLRKVVSESNDGFAKDMALEWLGKEGVEY; this is encoded by the coding sequence ATGTTTGAGATAAGTTTAGTAGTGCTTTTTATTTTATTTCTGGCAATGTTTTTTATCTTAATTAGTTTGTTTACGTATTTGCTTATTATAAAGCATTTTCATAATCAAAAAAGGAAAAAAATTGACGATCTTAAAGAAACATATCGCTTAGATATGTTTCATTTTCTACAATCGGGTAAAGAAGGGAGTTTACAACCTGATAAAACAGAAGAGAAATTTATCGCACTAATTGAATTGCTTAATGAATATTCTAATGTACTTGATAGTGAGGATGTAAAAGGAAAAATAAGCGGATTTGCAAATAAGCACTTAACAAATTATATAAAAAGTGAACTAAAGCAGCGGAGATGGAGCCTAAGAATGAACGCTCTATACTCTATTGAGGATTTTTATATGAATCACTTTGTAGGTGAGCTACATAAATTATATGCTAAAAAAAATGTAACACGTACTGAAAAATTTCAGATGTTAAATCTTTTTGCTAAATTTCATGATGATCAGATTGTTTATTATTTAAAGAATGTTGATCCAGCTATTTCAAATTTCACGCTATTATCTATTTTATCTCTCTTGAAAGAAGAGCACTTTAATGAACTAGCAGATGACTTTGGTGCATTATCAAAACAAATGCAATACATGATAATTGAAACGATCGGGAAAAAGCAATATTTACATTATATTAACCTAATTCAAAAATTACTTGAAAATAGTGATGAAGAGTTAAGAATTAGAGCTTTAAAGGCATTTGCTAACACAGGGGCACCAATAGACGAAGCTATATTAAGTAAGTTCTTTGAGTCAACAAGCTGGCAAGTTCGAATGATGGCGGCAAAAGTTGCTGGTGTTAGAAGACTAAGTCCATTTAAAGATCGGTTAGTTTCATTATTATCTGATCGTGAATATGTTGTTCGTTCTGAGGCAGCCAAAGCAATTTTACAGTTTAAGGGTGGGGTAGATCTATTACGAAAAGTCGTATCAGAATCCAATGATGGTTTTGCAAAGGATATGGCCCTTGAATGGCTTGGAAAGGAGGGCGTTGAATATTAA
- a CDS encoding response regulator transcription factor: MKVAAVNNVKYTKKPIHIGIIDDDPIIRTMLEDLISKSKFTDGFTLDIKTFKDGMEFMEAGWHLNNKDPYLLILDGMMPRMDGLEVLQKLRSLQYQERFTVMMLTSRKSEHDIFRALQLGADDYITKPFKLLELETRLGHLIKRMK; this comes from the coding sequence GTGAAAGTGGCTGCTGTAAATAATGTTAAATATACTAAGAAACCAATTCACATTGGAATTATTGATGATGACCCAATTATTCGCACAATGCTTGAGGACTTAATCAGTAAAAGTAAGTTTACAGATGGATTTACACTTGATATTAAAACCTTTAAAGATGGTATGGAGTTTATGGAAGCAGGGTGGCATCTTAACAACAAAGATCCATATTTACTCATACTTGATGGCATGATGCCGAGAATGGATGGATTGGAAGTATTACAGAAATTAAGAAGTCTTCAATATCAGGAAAGATTTACAGTGATGATGCTAACATCCCGAAAAAGTGAACATGACATCTTTAGAGCCTTACAGCTTGGGGCCGATGATTATATAACAAAGCCGTTTAAATTATTAGAGCTTGAAACCCGATTAGGTCACTTAATTAAGAGGATGAAGTAA
- a CDS encoding zinc metallopeptidase: MFFHPLDFLIIIAFGLSLWAQFRVKGNFEKYAKVSASSHMTGAEIARQLLDRNGLSDVPVEHVRGSLTDHYDPLKKAVRLSDSVYGSQSIAAISVAAHEVGHAIQHREAYGALVLRHKMFPIVNFTSGIAPFLLFGGFLLGSLNLIGLGIIFFSAVVAFQLITLPVEFNASSRAKRLMLSEGMIVNNEERGVSKVLSAAALTYVAAALLSLLQLVKFIAIFSQGNRE; the protein is encoded by the coding sequence ATGTTTTTCCATCCATTGGATTTTTTAATCATTATTGCTTTTGGTCTTTCATTATGGGCGCAGTTTCGAGTTAAGGGGAATTTTGAAAAGTATGCTAAAGTGTCGGCATCTTCTCATATGACTGGGGCTGAGATTGCAAGGCAGTTACTTGACCGAAACGGGTTATCAGACGTACCTGTTGAACATGTGAGGGGTTCTTTAACGGATCATTATGATCCCTTAAAAAAAGCTGTTAGATTATCGGATTCAGTCTATGGAAGTCAATCAATTGCAGCGATTTCTGTTGCAGCACACGAGGTTGGTCATGCTATTCAACATCGTGAAGCATACGGTGCACTCGTTTTACGACATAAAATGTTTCCAATTGTGAACTTTACTTCAGGTATTGCGCCATTTTTGTTATTTGGTGGCTTTTTATTAGGAAGTTTAAATTTAATTGGCTTAGGGATCATCTTTTTCTCAGCAGTTGTAGCCTTTCAGCTTATTACGTTGCCAGTAGAATTTAATGCAAGCTCAAGAGCAAAAAGATTAATGCTTTCTGAAGGAATGATTGTTAATAATGAGGAAAGAGGGGTAAGTAAAGTATTAAGTGCTGCTGCTTTAACTTATGTGGCCGCTGCCTTGCTTTCCTTGCTGCAATTAGTAAAGTTTATTGCGATCTTTTCGCAGGGGAACAGAGAATAA
- a CDS encoding atypical membrane-integrating protein (Mistic protein): MKVNEEEKKLLSEAIDKMNEGLDSFIGFYNDSEEDKALIEFSEDTIETIEKAIETYGKDEVTAKINTIIKEVLSFIPNKKG; the protein is encoded by the coding sequence TTGAAAGTAAATGAAGAAGAAAAGAAATTACTTAGTGAAGCAATCGATAAAATGAATGAAGGGTTAGACTCCTTTATTGGTTTTTATAATGATTCTGAAGAAGATAAGGCACTTATTGAATTCTCAGAGGATACAATTGAGACGATTGAAAAGGCCATTGAAACATATGGAAAAGACGAGGTAACAGCCAAAATTAATACAATTATTAAAGAAGTTTTATCTTTTATACCAAATAAGAAAGGATGA
- a CDS encoding potassium channel family protein, which translates to MAKSNKTITQWLRWPIHFRITLIVLLIILVFGEIITLIEPNEFPTTFDGIWWAVVTVSTVGFGDYVPQTYLGRGIAMLMILAGASFVTAYFASVSSAAIKRQHSYLEGNVTFSGKNHVILIGWNEKANEMIDSLKTVKPYKQIVLIDDSLKESPLIENVHFIRGNAANEQTLLKANIQEADAAIITADQHKNEQDADMNSILVLLSLKGLNPNLYCVIELLTEQQANNASRAGANEIIKSYKLTSHFIMSSYLAKNGLSSFYSELNPASGNLFQVLPVNKELIGKTFKDASHQLLEKESILIGIKRGEDTKVNPPLSFEIQDHDSLIVFTH; encoded by the coding sequence ATGGCAAAATCAAATAAAACCATCACACAATGGTTGCGTTGGCCAATTCATTTTCGTATTACCCTTATCGTTCTACTCATCATTTTAGTGTTTGGTGAAATCATTACTCTTATCGAGCCAAACGAGTTTCCAACAACATTTGATGGAATTTGGTGGGCTGTTGTAACTGTCTCCACTGTTGGATTTGGCGATTATGTCCCACAAACGTACCTTGGAAGAGGCATCGCTATGTTAATGATTTTAGCTGGAGCTAGTTTTGTAACCGCTTATTTTGCTAGCGTTTCTTCAGCTGCGATTAAAAGACAGCACTCCTACCTTGAAGGAAATGTGACGTTTTCGGGTAAAAATCATGTGATTTTAATTGGGTGGAATGAAAAAGCAAATGAAATGATTGACTCATTAAAAACCGTTAAGCCATATAAACAAATTGTCTTAATAGATGACTCATTAAAAGAATCGCCATTAATTGAAAATGTTCATTTTATCCGTGGAAATGCTGCCAATGAACAAACTTTACTTAAAGCGAATATCCAAGAAGCTGATGCAGCTATCATCACTGCTGATCAGCACAAAAATGAACAAGATGCTGATATGAACTCTATTCTTGTCCTGCTATCCCTAAAAGGACTAAATCCAAATTTATACTGTGTGATTGAATTGCTAACAGAACAGCAAGCAAATAATGCTAGCAGAGCCGGAGCAAATGAAATTATTAAGTCTTATAAATTAACAAGTCACTTTATTATGAGTAGTTACTTAGCGAAAAACGGTTTGTCATCATTTTATTCTGAGCTTAACCCTGCGAGCGGTAATTTATTTCAAGTTCTTCCGGTAAATAAAGAGCTGATTGGCAAAACCTTCAAAGACGCAAGTCACCAACTCCTCGAAAAAGAATCTATTTTAATTGGCATAAAAAGAGGAGAGGACACGAAAGTAAATCCGCCCCTCTCCTTTGAAATACAAGATCATGATTCACTAATAGTGTTTACTCACTAG
- a CDS encoding YugN-like family protein, whose translation MIEVRSRLEGQTFQLYDLEQELKPLGYTIGGNWDYDHGYFDYKIDSEVGYQFLRVPFTSVDGQLDSRNTTIELGTPFLLSHKYQIGLDDHVHIGNFSASFDQFQEPQDKDATFPEEYIDLGKALVKELEAVLLD comes from the coding sequence ATGATTGAAGTTCGTTCAAGGTTAGAAGGACAAACATTTCAATTATATGACCTAGAGCAGGAGCTTAAACCTTTAGGCTATACGATAGGTGGAAATTGGGATTATGATCATGGCTACTTTGATTATAAAATTGATTCTGAAGTAGGTTATCAATTCTTGAGGGTTCCATTTACATCTGTGGATGGACAGCTTGATTCTAGAAATACAACAATTGAATTGGGTACACCCTTTCTTTTATCTCATAAATATCAAATTGGATTAGATGACCATGTGCATATTGGGAATTTTAGTGCATCTTTTGATCAATTCCAGGAGCCGCAAGATAAAGATGCAACCTTCCCTGAAGAATATATTGATTTAGGGAAGGCGCTTGTTAAGGAATTAGAGGCTGTATTGCTTGACTAG
- a CDS encoding glucose-6-phosphate isomerase, translated as MTHVSFDYSSALTFFNEHELTYLRDFVKVAHHSIHEQTGAGSDYLGWVDLPNNYDKEEFARIQKSAEKIKNDSEVLLVIGIGGSYLGARAAIEMLNHSFYNSLSKEQRQAPQVIFVGNNISSTYMKDLHDLLEGKDFSINVISKSGTTTEPALAFRIFRKLLEEKYGKSEAKQRIYATTDKARGALKTLATEEGYESFIIPDDVGGRYSILTAVGLLPIAVTGVDIEAMMKGAQAASEDFGKSELEENPAYQYAAVRNVLYNKGKTIEMLINYEPGLQYFAEWWKQLFGESEGKDQKGIYPSSANFSTDLHSLGQYVQEGRRDIFETVINVETPRHELTIEEEESDLDGLNYLAGKSVDFVNKKAFQGTMLAHTDGGVPNLVVSIPKMDEYTLGYLVYFFEKACAMSGYLLGVNPFDQPGVEAYKVNMFALLGKPGFEEKKAELEKRLEK; from the coding sequence ATGACGCATGTAAGCTTTGATTATTCTAGTGCCTTAACTTTTTTTAACGAACATGAACTTACATATTTAAGGGATTTTGTGAAAGTTGCTCATCATTCAATTCATGAGCAAACAGGAGCTGGAAGTGACTACTTAGGTTGGGTAGATCTTCCTAACAATTATGATAAAGAAGAATTTGCTCGTATTCAAAAAAGTGCTGAAAAAATTAAGAACGACTCAGAAGTTCTTCTTGTCATTGGAATTGGTGGTTCTTATTTAGGAGCACGTGCTGCCATTGAAATGCTTAATCATTCTTTTTATAATTCTTTATCAAAAGAACAAAGACAAGCTCCACAAGTTATTTTTGTAGGAAATAACATCAGCTCTACATACATGAAGGATCTTCATGATTTACTTGAAGGAAAAGATTTCTCGATTAATGTTATTTCTAAATCTGGTACAACTACTGAACCCGCACTAGCATTCCGTATTTTTAGAAAGCTTCTTGAAGAAAAGTATGGGAAATCTGAAGCGAAGCAACGTATTTATGCAACAACTGATAAAGCGCGTGGTGCTTTGAAAACACTTGCAACTGAAGAAGGGTACGAGTCATTCATCATTCCAGATGATGTTGGTGGACGTTATTCAATCTTAACGGCTGTTGGGTTATTACCAATCGCTGTAACAGGTGTAGATATTGAAGCTATGATGAAGGGTGCTCAAGCTGCAAGTGAAGATTTCGGAAAATCTGAGCTTGAGGAAAATCCAGCTTATCAATACGCTGCTGTTCGTAATGTTTTATACAACAAAGGAAAAACGATTGAAATGCTCATTAACTATGAGCCAGGTCTACAGTATTTTGCTGAATGGTGGAAGCAATTATTTGGCGAAAGTGAAGGAAAAGACCAAAAAGGAATTTATCCTTCTTCAGCAAACTTCTCAACTGACTTACACTCTTTAGGGCAATATGTACAAGAAGGACGTCGCGACATTTTTGAAACAGTCATTAATGTTGAGACACCTCGCCATGAATTAACGATTGAAGAAGAAGAAAGTGATTTAGATGGTTTGAATTATCTTGCTGGTAAATCAGTAGACTTTGTTAACAAAAAGGCATTCCAAGGAACGATGTTGGCTCATACTGATGGTGGAGTTCCTAACCTAGTAGTAAGCATTCCAAAAATGGATGAATATACACTTGGATATTTAGTGTATTTCTTTGAAAAGGCTTGTGCTATGAGTGGTTATCTTCTAGGAGTTAATCCATTTGATCAACCGGGGGTTGAAGCATATAAAGTAAACATGTTCGCTTTACTTGGAAAGCCTGGCTTTGAAGAAAAGAAAGCAGAACTTGAAAAACGCTTAGAAAAATAA